Proteins encoded by one window of Rhinolophus ferrumequinum isolate MPI-CBG mRhiFer1 chromosome 13, mRhiFer1_v1.p, whole genome shotgun sequence:
- the TMSB10 gene encoding thymosin beta-10: MADKPDMGEIASFDKAKLKKTETQEKNTLPTKETIEQEKRSEIS, encoded by the exons atggcAGACAAGCCCGACATGGGGGAAATCGCCAGCTTCGATAAGGCCAAACTGAAGAAGACGGAGACGCAGGAGAAGAACACCCTGCCGACCAAAGAGA CCATTGAGCAGGAGAAGCGGAGTGAAATTTCTTAA